The following proteins come from a genomic window of Lachnoclostridium phytofermentans ISDg:
- a CDS encoding DsbA family oxidoreductase — MNNVTVEFFHDVICSFCFPMSYRMRQLQKMMPEAQIVHRSYALIKSERDFDEMFGSRATAKSEILSHWEQANQNDDLHRFNISGMHKAEFPFPASMKALTACKAAYFTAGDAGYWDVFDALQNALFVQNSNIEDPDIISECIRHSGIDFAKWEQHYNSGDTKEAVEKDLILAKQYGIEGVPCLIIDGKDRISGAQPLAQIIQAIRGAAEIQEKTSPEGAACRLDGGKINCD; from the coding sequence ATGAATAATGTAACCGTAGAGTTTTTTCATGATGTAATATGCAGCTTTTGCTTCCCAATGTCATATAGGATGCGTCAGCTCCAAAAAATGATGCCAGAGGCTCAAATCGTGCATCGATCTTACGCGTTGATCAAATCGGAACGCGACTTTGACGAGATGTTTGGTTCAAGAGCAACGGCTAAGAGCGAAATTCTGAGCCATTGGGAACAGGCAAATCAAAATGATGACTTGCACCGGTTTAACATCTCTGGAATGCATAAAGCAGAATTTCCTTTCCCGGCTTCCATGAAAGCACTTACTGCATGTAAAGCGGCATACTTCACTGCAGGCGACGCTGGATATTGGGATGTTTTTGACGCTCTGCAAAATGCCTTATTCGTACAAAACAGCAACATTGAGGATCCGGATATCATTAGCGAGTGCATCAGGCATAGTGGTATAGACTTTGCGAAATGGGAGCAGCATTACAATAGTGGTGATACAAAAGAAGCGGTGGAGAAAGACTTGATTCTTGCAAAACAATATGGCATCGAAGGGGTTCCATGCCTCATCATAGATGGAAAAGATCGAATCAGTGGTGCACAGCCACTTGCACAAATTATCCAAGCTATCCGAGGTGCTGCTGAAATTCAAGAGAAAACCTCCCCTGAAGGTGCAGCCTGCCGATTGGATGGCGGTAAAATAAATTGCGATTGA
- a CDS encoding HDIG domain-containing metalloprotein, whose amino-acid sequence MKHKEWKKTQKDNYKESRVSVKNLSTSTSLREPSYGGDKEQAQKLFHELEHELMTSEKPSNYLNTLLSRPEFNQYPFSMLASLEKTEQSPKYHPEGNVWIHTMMVVDVAAAEKEKSERPKEIMWAALLHDIGKPETTRFRKGRITSYDHDRVGAELADKFLSEFTTDRDFIRYVCSLIRWHMMILYVNKDLPFGDLQTMLNEVRSEDLAILGWSDRTGRTGIDKNAEKESIELFLKKAKSIEV is encoded by the coding sequence ATGAAACATAAAGAATGGAAAAAGACACAGAAGGATAATTATAAAGAGTCTAGAGTATCCGTCAAAAATCTTTCAACTTCCACCTCCCTTAGAGAACCCTCTTATGGAGGAGACAAAGAGCAAGCTCAAAAACTTTTTCACGAATTGGAACATGAGCTTATGACGAGTGAAAAGCCATCTAATTATCTAAACACATTATTATCCCGACCTGAGTTTAATCAGTACCCTTTTTCCATGCTAGCTTCACTAGAAAAGACGGAACAATCTCCGAAGTATCATCCTGAAGGTAATGTCTGGATTCATACCATGATGGTAGTTGATGTAGCTGCTGCAGAAAAGGAGAAGAGTGAAAGACCGAAAGAGATTATGTGGGCAGCCTTACTGCACGATATCGGGAAACCAGAGACAACAAGGTTTCGTAAAGGAAGAATAACCTCTTACGATCATGACCGAGTAGGAGCTGAACTTGCAGATAAATTCTTGTCTGAGTTTACAACTGATCGAGATTTTATAAGATATGTATGTTCTTTAATACGCTGGCACATGATGATTTTATATGTGAATAAAGATTTACCGTTTGGAGATCTTCAAACAATGTTAAATGAGGTTAGAAGTGAAGATTTAGCTATACTTGGATGGAGTGATCGAACTGGTAGGACTGGTATCGATAAAAATGCTGAAAAAGAATCGATTGAGTTATTTTTAAAAAAAGCAAAATCGATAGAAGTATAG
- a CDS encoding alpha/beta fold hydrolase: protein MGYYVNTGANVKIYVEDLNQEGEKTILFIHGWPGDHNLFEYQFDQLPKMGFRCIGVDTRGFGNSDKPWTGYDYNTLSDDIRAVIDALELHNITLAGHSTGGGIAVRYMARHKGHGVSKLVLIDAAAPSVIKRPNFPYGLDKEAVDQIIQGTYTDRPKMLQDFGNIFFFQHITQAFSDWFFQLGLKAAGWATAAIANTWINEVLFSDLETINVPTLIIHGIHDKVVPFQLGQIQNESIKNSKLIPFYYSGHATFYDQKDEFNEELVKFVEE, encoded by the coding sequence GTGGGATATTATGTTAATACTGGAGCAAATGTAAAAATCTATGTAGAGGATCTTAATCAAGAAGGAGAAAAGACAATCCTGTTTATTCATGGTTGGCCTGGAGATCATAATCTGTTTGAATATCAGTTCGATCAGCTTCCAAAGATGGGATTCAGATGCATAGGAGTAGATACGAGGGGATTTGGCAACTCGGATAAGCCATGGACGGGGTATGATTATAACACATTATCAGATGATATCAGGGCTGTAATTGATGCTTTAGAATTACATAATATTACACTGGCAGGGCATTCAACTGGAGGGGGAATCGCCGTTCGATATATGGCTCGGCATAAAGGTCATGGAGTATCAAAGCTTGTTCTTATTGATGCAGCAGCACCCAGCGTAATCAAGCGTCCTAATTTCCCTTATGGATTAGATAAAGAAGCCGTTGACCAAATAATTCAAGGAACGTATACAGATCGACCAAAAATGCTTCAGGATTTTGGAAATATTTTTTTCTTTCAGCATATAACTCAAGCATTCTCAGATTGGTTCTTCCAATTAGGGTTAAAGGCTGCTGGATGGGCCACCGCGGCTATTGCTAATACTTGGATTAATGAAGTGTTGTTTTCAGATTTAGAGACAATAAATGTTCCAACTTTAATTATTCACGGTATTCATGATAAGGTAGTCCCATTTCAACTTGGTCAAATACAAAACGAAAGCATTAAAAATTCAAAGCTCATACCGTTCTATTACAGTGGTCATGCAACATTCTACGACCAGAAGGATGAATTTAATGAAGAGTTAGTAAAGTTTGTTGAGGAATAA
- a CDS encoding DUF1905 domain-containing protein: MNEKIYEFDAIIKKVPDIDGAYVEIPFDVKQEFQKGRVPVTATFDGVVYEGSLVRMGTPCHIIGIQKKIRAEIQKQPGDMVKVTIKERQPNKK; this comes from the coding sequence ATGAATGAAAAAATATATGAATTTGATGCAATCATAAAGAAAGTACCTGATATTGATGGAGCTTATGTAGAGATTCCCTTTGATGTGAAACAAGAGTTTCAAAAAGGTAGAGTTCCAGTTACAGCCACCTTCGATGGTGTTGTTTATGAAGGAAGTTTAGTTAGAATGGGGACTCCATGCCACATTATAGGAATACAAAAAAAGATAAGGGCTGAAATACAAAAACAACCAGGAGACATGGTTAAAGTTACTATTAAAGAGCGGCAGCCAAATAAGAAATAA
- the rlmD gene encoding 23S rRNA (uracil(1939)-C(5))-methyltransferase RlmD: MMKNSPRVNGDKKTNSTTVKGNTTWKGNTSTKGSMNGKVKMNEKGNTSAKGSMTGKANMNEKGNTSTKGSITGKGIMNEKENTSKKVSMTGKVSMTGNENTSTRRNMAGKDKAKGQNAYKESNGKPEKSYYRTEQKENTNPRSQSKGTIVKNKEEKNSVEKGSKLRTSKKKKYGEYECPHSKKCGGCHYLDLPYEEQLKIKQKQVSKLLSDFCKVHPILGMEHPYHYRNKVQAVFGRDAKGNIISGVYKEGTHQIIPTTSCLIEDKKADEIIGTIRGMLKSFKIKTYDEDSGYGLLRYVLVKRGFTSGEIMVVLVIASPILPSKKNFVAALRKAHPEITTIVLNINNRTDSLILGDRETVLYGKGYIEDTLCGNVFRISSKSFYQVNPVQTERLYQLAIKAAGLTGKERVIDAYCGIGTIGLVASKNAKEVLGVEVNKEAIKDAIANAKRNGITNEHFYNSDATEFMLAMAEKGEKADVVIMDPPRAGSTEQFIDAVESVQPSRVVYISCNPVTLQRDLKYFTKKGYQVKEAWPVDMFPWTGHVETVCLLYKMK, from the coding sequence ATGATGAAAAATTCTCCAAGAGTTAATGGCGATAAAAAGACTAATAGCACAACTGTGAAAGGAAATACAACTTGGAAAGGAAATACTTCTACGAAAGGAAGTATGAATGGAAAAGTAAAGATGAATGAAAAAGGAAATACTTCTGCGAAAGGAAGTATGACTGGCAAAGCAAATATGAATGAAAAAGGAAATACTTCTACGAAAGGAAGTATAACTGGAAAAGGAATTATGAATGAAAAAGAAAATACTTCTAAGAAAGTAAGTATGACTGGCAAAGTAAGTATGACTGGAAATGAAAATACTTCTACGAGAAGAAATATGGCTGGGAAAGATAAAGCGAAAGGCCAGAATGCTTATAAGGAATCTAATGGAAAGCCAGAAAAGTCTTATTATAGAACGGAACAAAAAGAGAACACAAACCCTAGGTCTCAGAGTAAGGGGACTATAGTAAAGAATAAGGAAGAAAAAAACTCGGTAGAAAAAGGTAGTAAACTAAGAACTAGCAAAAAGAAGAAATATGGGGAATATGAATGTCCTCATTCTAAAAAATGTGGAGGTTGCCATTATCTTGACCTTCCATATGAAGAGCAACTAAAAATTAAACAAAAACAGGTGTCGAAACTATTATCTGATTTTTGCAAAGTTCATCCTATCCTAGGAATGGAACATCCTTATCATTATAGAAATAAAGTCCAGGCTGTATTTGGACGTGATGCAAAAGGAAATATAATATCTGGTGTTTATAAAGAAGGAACCCATCAAATAATTCCGACTACCTCTTGTTTAATAGAAGATAAAAAAGCAGATGAAATAATTGGAACAATTCGTGGTATGTTAAAATCCTTCAAGATAAAAACATACGATGAAGATTCTGGATATGGCTTACTTCGCTATGTGTTAGTAAAAAGAGGATTCACTAGTGGCGAAATCATGGTTGTTTTAGTTATTGCTTCTCCAATACTACCATCCAAGAAAAATTTTGTAGCTGCTCTTAGAAAAGCTCACCCAGAAATTACAACAATAGTGTTAAATATCAACAATCGTACAGATAGCTTAATTCTCGGAGACCGTGAAACTGTTCTTTATGGAAAAGGATATATTGAAGATACTCTATGTGGAAATGTATTCCGTATATCATCAAAATCCTTTTATCAAGTGAATCCTGTACAAACAGAGCGCCTATACCAGCTAGCGATCAAAGCAGCTGGATTAACAGGAAAAGAAAGAGTAATAGATGCGTATTGCGGTATCGGTACGATTGGCTTAGTAGCAAGTAAAAATGCGAAAGAAGTACTTGGTGTTGAGGTAAATAAAGAAGCAATTAAAGATGCAATTGCTAATGCAAAGCGAAATGGTATTACAAATGAACATTTCTACAATTCAGATGCAACAGAATTTATGCTTGCTATGGCTGAAAAAGGAGAAAAAGCAGATGTAGTAATCATGGATCCGCCGAGAGCAGGAAGTACAGAACAATTTATAGATGCAGTTGAGAGCGTACAACCAAGCAGAGTTGTTTATATTAGCTGTAATCCTGTTACGCTGCAGAGGGATTTAAAGTATTTTACAAAAAAAGGATATCAGGTGAAGGAAGCTTGGCCAGTGGACATGTTTCCTTGGACGGGGCATGTGGAGACGGTCTGTCTGCTATATAAAATGAAGTAA
- a CDS encoding aldo/keto reductase produces the protein MIQERYGVIMQKRPFGNTGLHTSILGFGGFHLLEIPVSEANYLLNRYLDEGGNYIETAASYGDGESERKIGQCVSVRRKEFILATKSGERSKDGLLASLDRSLHNLNTNYVDLLIMHAVGTMEELDQILAPGGALEGALQAKKEGRIHHIGISMHGQPDVLICALKEYPFEAVMTTINYYDHFNFPEIQEVLLPLAHRNNTAIILMKPVADGLLWRSAPQAFRYAFSQPVSIVVAGINNRELLEADLRYANEFKTMSEEEMEDIYTNSPELGTYVCRQCGKCMVCPENIPFTDIFLYEGYFDRQMADGIVTNASDYALKERLRFWFGNRDMAMNLYSKLEVKADSCTDCGKCTLECPYSIDVRRKLAIADYKLAKKDIF, from the coding sequence ATGATACAAGAAAGGTATGGTGTTATTATGCAAAAACGGCCATTTGGTAACACAGGTTTACACACTTCAATTCTTGGATTTGGTGGATTTCATTTGCTTGAAATTCCAGTAAGCGAGGCGAACTATCTATTAAATCGATATCTGGACGAGGGTGGTAATTATATTGAGACTGCTGCCAGCTATGGGGATGGTGAGTCAGAAAGAAAGATAGGACAATGTGTATCAGTAAGAAGAAAGGAATTCATTCTGGCAACAAAGTCGGGAGAACGTTCCAAGGACGGATTGTTAGCCTCCTTAGATCGTAGCTTACATAATCTTAATACGAATTATGTGGATCTTCTCATTATGCATGCTGTAGGAACTATGGAGGAGCTGGATCAGATACTTGCTCCTGGTGGGGCATTGGAAGGTGCATTGCAAGCGAAAAAGGAAGGTCGCATTCATCACATAGGAATCTCAATGCATGGACAACCCGATGTCTTAATCTGTGCATTAAAGGAATATCCTTTTGAGGCTGTGATGACGACCATTAATTATTATGATCATTTCAACTTCCCCGAGATACAAGAGGTATTGCTACCATTAGCACATAGGAATAATACTGCCATTATATTAATGAAACCGGTAGCAGACGGTCTTTTGTGGCGCTCTGCTCCGCAGGCGTTCCGTTATGCCTTCAGTCAGCCGGTATCCATTGTCGTTGCAGGTATCAATAATAGAGAATTACTAGAGGCGGATTTGCGTTATGCGAATGAATTCAAAACAATGTCAGAGGAAGAGATGGAGGACATTTATACTAACTCTCCTGAGCTTGGTACCTATGTGTGCAGACAATGTGGGAAATGCATGGTTTGTCCCGAGAACATTCCGTTTACTGATATCTTCCTGTATGAGGGCTATTTCGACCGACAAATGGCTGACGGTATCGTAACCAATGCTTCCGATTACGCCTTAAAGGAGCGGCTGCGCTTTTGGTTTGGAAATCGAGATATGGCTATGAATCTTTATTCTAAACTGGAGGTTAAAGCTGACAGCTGCACCGATTGCGGCAAATGTACGTTAGAATGCCCTTATAGTATCGATGTAAGACGTAAGCTAGCAATCGCAGATTATAAGTTGGCGAAGAAGGATATTTTTTAA
- a CDS encoding MFS transporter, whose product MSLLKSTRQEARLGYHHTLYASYLGYITQAIINNFPALLFLTFQKEFDISLERIATMVSINFIIQIIVDFIGAKTIDKIGYRISAIVSHGFCVIGLISLGTLPKLLPNPYLGLLIAVALNAIGGGIIEVIISPIVESLPGKEKDKAMSLLHSFYCFGHVGVVILSTLFFLLIGIEHWPFLAYFWMLIPLGNLILFLKVPLCTLSEHQEEATTYSEAVTQGEDKNGKKSLKSILTSSLFAWLFLLMICSGAAEQAMSQWASYFAEAGLKVSKTFGDLLGPCAFAMLMGISRALYGKKGERIKLERAMALSSALCILSYLTVIFSPLPILSLIACAICGFSVGIMWPGTFSLAAKNYRQGGTAMFAILALAGDVGCALGPAIVGFIANRTTYGLRAGMLPVLIFPVIMIVGVYIIQTKKKAKYS is encoded by the coding sequence ATGAGTTTATTGAAGAGTACACGTCAAGAAGCACGATTAGGATACCATCATACACTTTATGCTAGCTATCTCGGGTACATAACTCAAGCAATCATTAATAATTTTCCAGCATTGTTATTTTTGACATTTCAAAAAGAATTTGATATTTCACTAGAACGAATTGCAACGATGGTATCCATTAATTTTATTATTCAAATCATTGTAGATTTTATTGGTGCAAAAACAATAGATAAAATAGGTTATCGTATCTCAGCAATCGTTTCACATGGATTCTGTGTAATCGGGTTAATTAGCTTAGGTACATTACCCAAGCTATTACCCAACCCTTACCTAGGTTTATTGATTGCAGTGGCGCTCAATGCGATTGGAGGTGGAATTATTGAGGTGATCATTAGTCCAATCGTGGAATCCTTGCCAGGAAAAGAAAAAGATAAAGCAATGAGTCTTCTCCATTCCTTTTATTGCTTTGGCCATGTAGGAGTTGTAATTTTGTCTACCTTGTTCTTTCTTTTAATTGGTATTGAACACTGGCCTTTCTTAGCTTATTTTTGGATGTTGATACCTCTTGGTAATCTTATATTATTTTTAAAGGTACCTCTTTGTACGTTATCGGAGCATCAGGAAGAGGCTACGACTTATAGTGAGGCTGTTACGCAAGGAGAGGATAAGAATGGAAAGAAGTCGCTAAAGAGTATTTTGACTTCCTCTCTGTTTGCTTGGTTATTTTTATTAATGATATGTTCAGGGGCTGCAGAACAGGCGATGTCTCAATGGGCATCTTATTTTGCGGAGGCGGGACTTAAGGTAAGTAAAACTTTTGGAGACTTATTAGGGCCATGCGCATTTGCCATGTTAATGGGAATCTCAAGAGCATTGTATGGGAAGAAAGGAGAAAGAATTAAGTTAGAACGAGCTATGGCGCTTTCAAGTGCTCTATGTATCTTAAGTTATCTAACTGTTATATTCTCACCATTGCCTATTCTATCCTTAATTGCTTGTGCAATCTGTGGCTTCTCGGTAGGAATTATGTGGCCAGGTACGTTTAGCCTCGCTGCAAAGAATTATCGCCAAGGTGGAACTGCGATGTTTGCTATTCTAGCTTTAGCCGGAGATGTGGGCTGTGCCTTAGGTCCAGCGATTGTAGGCTTTATAGCAAATAGAACAACCTATGGTTTAAGAGCAGGCATGCTTCCTGTTTTAATATTCCCAGTTATTATGATAGTTGGAGTATACATAATTCAAACAAAGAAGAAAGCGAAATATTCATAA
- a CDS encoding DUF3788 domain-containing protein produces MSEKIELQKVSEETMRFLRGKYVLDEMGNGKDELKFRKGGKTLLTIYIREDSYDFLVIFGKAERELFEARRNEFPQTIQEIYNNSKTHHDGKWMFISVVDLHTLEAVKQLVLIKKKPNRKPFPKEQAVYASCGHRCDLCVHYNGGTISEEFREELKERLIRVYAGGVGDGGYWGDDMKFCDGCHTGGLDKGFNCDSLKCAAENDVDKCQNCHKNPCDKAHHLYQGLKPEIHTNTIAADDVTWVILPYVYEQYGN; encoded by the coding sequence ATGAGCGAAAAAATAGAACTGCAAAAGGTTAGTGAGGAAACCATGCGCTTTCTGCGAGGAAAGTATGTTTTAGATGAGATGGGCAATGGCAAAGATGAATTGAAATTCCGCAAAGGTGGGAAAACGCTACTAACTATCTATATTCGAGAAGACAGTTATGATTTTCTCGTTATTTTCGGAAAAGCAGAACGTGAATTATTTGAGGCGCGGCGCAATGAATTTCCGCAGACAATACAGGAAATTTACAATAACAGCAAGACACATCATGACGGCAAATGGATGTTTATTTCCGTTGTCGATTTACATACGCTCGAAGCTGTCAAGCAGCTTGTTTTGATTAAGAAAAAGCCTAACCGAAAGCCGTTTCCAAAAGAGCAGGCGGTTTATGCTAGTTGCGGACACCGTTGCGATTTATGTGTGCATTATAACGGTGGAACAATCAGCGAGGAGTTCCGGGAGGAGCTGAAAGAGCGGCTGATACGTGTATACGCGGGGGGTGTAGGCGATGGGGGGTATTGGGGCGATGATATGAAGTTTTGTGATGGCTGCCATACAGGGGGATTAGATAAAGGATTTAACTGCGATTCATTGAAATGCGCGGCGGAAAATGACGTTGATAAATGCCAGAATTGTCATAAAAATCCTTGCGATAAGGCACATCATTTATATCAAGGGCTTAAACCTGAAATCCATACAAATACCATTGCTGCCGACGATGTTACATGGGTAATTCTGCCTTATGTGTATGAACAATACGGAAATTAA
- a CDS encoding YdbC family protein, with the protein MPDIKYDIIEEIGVLSENAKGWRKEINLISWNGGEPKYDIRDWAPEHEKMGKGTTLTKDETMKLIEILNTIG; encoded by the coding sequence ATGCCAGACATTAAATATGATATAATTGAAGAAATCGGAGTATTATCTGAAAATGCTAAAGGTTGGAGAAAAGAAATTAATCTCATCAGTTGGAATGGTGGTGAGCCTAAATATGATATTCGTGACTGGGCTCCAGAACATGAAAAGATGGGCAAGGGAACAACTCTGACCAAAGATGAGACAATGAAATTAATAGAAATCTTAAATACGATAGGGTAA
- a CDS encoding bacteriohemerythrin: MFDFAFDWIKELETGDELIDQQHKEFFRIGRDIEQLLVRKCIGVQEQELLDIVCELREYVSYHFYTEETIMRQKGYSNYELHVKEHLGFRKYVMEIDCPALAKNPYKELKAIKTMIQSWVFNHMMSEDVRMINEIQPENIKKK, from the coding sequence ATGTTTGATTTTGCATTTGATTGGATTAAAGAGTTAGAAACAGGAGATGAATTAATAGATCAACAACATAAAGAGTTCTTTCGTATCGGAAGAGATATTGAGCAATTGCTTGTTAGAAAGTGCATTGGTGTTCAAGAACAGGAATTACTAGATATTGTATGTGAACTCAGAGAGTATGTTTCCTACCATTTCTATACAGAAGAAACTATAATGCGTCAAAAAGGATATTCAAATTACGAGTTACACGTTAAAGAACATCTAGGATTTCGTAAATATGTTATGGAGATTGACTGTCCAGCATTAGCTAAGAATCCGTATAAGGAGCTAAAGGCTATAAAAACAATGATTCAATCTTGGGTATTCAATCATATGATGAGTGAAGATGTGAGAATGATTAATGAAATCCAACCTGAAAATATCAAGAAGAAATAA
- a CDS encoding glycosyl hydrolase family 18 protein has product MEIHVVKPGDSVLSIANQYGVSVQRLIFDNEIYTPENLVVGQALLILHPTKIYQVKPGDTLYSIAQDFQVSVISLIRNNPYIIQERQLSEGQVLVITYEGVRDKIISTNGYVYPYVNRQVLEQTLPYLTNLSIFSYGFTTEGELIPIDDDEVLEITTKHGVGPVLTLTPLDENGMFNNALVSAVAQNVEVRDHLIDELLAVVKEKQYVGVNVDFEYIKAEDRIGFAEFVAELTRRMNEEDFFVSVALAPKTSENQPGLLYEGMDYRLLGEAANSVLLMTYEWGYTYSEPMAVAPINKVREVLDFAVTQIPVDRIDMGIPNYGYDWALPYVKGETRARAIGNIEAVQIAAANNAVIQFDEVAQTPFFTYTREGVDHEVWFEDVRSIKAKLDLVKEYDFRGVGYWQLMRLFRPNWLLLNSMFEIL; this is encoded by the coding sequence ATGGAAATTCATGTAGTAAAGCCAGGTGATAGCGTATTATCTATCGCAAATCAATATGGAGTATCCGTACAGCGTCTCATTTTTGATAACGAGATTTATACACCCGAGAATTTGGTGGTTGGTCAAGCACTATTAATTCTGCATCCAACCAAGATATATCAGGTTAAACCTGGAGACACGCTCTATTCCATAGCTCAGGATTTTCAAGTTAGTGTCATTAGCTTGATTCGTAACAATCCGTATATCATACAGGAACGACAATTAAGTGAAGGTCAGGTTCTAGTCATTACTTATGAAGGGGTTAGAGATAAGATTATATCCACCAATGGTTATGTTTATCCTTATGTAAATCGTCAAGTATTAGAACAAACACTTCCGTATCTTACAAATCTAAGTATCTTTTCATATGGATTTACAACAGAAGGTGAATTAATACCAATAGATGACGATGAGGTACTGGAAATTACAACAAAGCATGGGGTAGGACCTGTATTAACGCTCACACCTTTAGATGAAAATGGAATGTTTAACAATGCGTTAGTAAGCGCTGTTGCACAAAATGTGGAGGTTCGGGACCATTTAATTGATGAACTGTTAGCTGTGGTAAAAGAAAAACAGTATGTTGGTGTTAATGTCGATTTTGAGTACATCAAAGCAGAAGACCGGATTGGCTTTGCAGAATTTGTTGCAGAATTAACAAGAAGAATGAATGAAGAGGACTTCTTTGTTTCAGTAGCATTGGCTCCTAAGACAAGTGAAAATCAGCCTGGTTTATTATATGAAGGTATGGATTATCGCTTGCTTGGTGAGGCAGCGAATAGTGTTCTTTTAATGACGTACGAATGGGGCTATACTTACAGTGAACCAATGGCTGTGGCACCAATCAATAAGGTAAGAGAGGTACTTGATTTTGCAGTAACTCAAATACCAGTTGATAGGATTGATATGGGTATTCCAAACTATGGTTATGACTGGGCTCTTCCTTATGTCAAAGGAGAGACAAGAGCACGAGCTATTGGTAATATTGAAGCAGTTCAAATCGCTGCTGCAAATAATGCGGTTATCCAATTTGATGAAGTAGCGCAAACCCCATTTTTCACCTATACTCGTGAGGGAGTAGATCATGAGGTTTGGTTTGAAGATGTAAGAAGTATCAAGGCAAAATTGGATCTCGTGAAAGAATATGATTTCCGAGGTGTTGGTTACTGGCAATTAATGAGATTATTCCGCCCAAATTGGTTATTGTTAAATTCAATGTTTGAAATATTATAA
- a CDS encoding helix-turn-helix transcriptional regulator → MQGNRLFEITYLLLNKKSMTAKELAEHFEVSVRTIYRDIDALSLAGIPVYTTKGKGGGISLMESYVLNKAVLSEKEQENILASLQGLHAVNRSEDATLRKLSSIFGKKEASWIEVDFSRWGSNSEEKEKFELIKQAILEKQELEMIYHNSSGHESKRIVFPLKLIFKAQSWYLYAYCKEKKDYRIFKLRRVKNLKMNSKKFSIEVPPIDLDEIIYQNEVNMEQIILKLDHSLSYRVFDEFQEDEIKKLDDGNYLVTFQAPTSWIYNLILSFEDKVEVISPDYIKEQMKTIYRNALHKYE, encoded by the coding sequence ATGCAAGGTAATCGTTTGTTTGAAATTACTTACCTGCTCTTGAATAAAAAAAGTATGACAGCTAAAGAGTTAGCAGAGCATTTTGAGGTATCCGTTAGAACAATATACCGTGATATTGACGCGCTTTCCTTAGCCGGAATACCAGTCTATACAACGAAAGGTAAAGGTGGAGGGATTTCTTTAATGGAATCTTATGTCCTTAATAAAGCGGTACTATCTGAAAAAGAACAAGAAAATATTTTGGCTTCTTTACAAGGGTTACATGCAGTTAACCGTTCAGAGGATGCTACGCTTAGAAAACTAAGTTCTATTTTTGGTAAAAAAGAAGCATCTTGGATTGAAGTTGATTTTTCTAGATGGGGAAGTAATTCGGAAGAAAAAGAAAAATTTGAATTAATAAAACAGGCAATTCTTGAAAAACAGGAATTAGAAATGATTTATCATAATTCATCTGGACATGAGTCAAAAAGAATTGTTTTTCCGCTAAAGCTTATATTTAAAGCACAATCGTGGTATTTATATGCTTATTGCAAAGAAAAAAAAGATTATCGTATCTTTAAGCTACGAAGAGTTAAAAATCTTAAGATGAATTCAAAGAAATTTTCGATTGAAGTACCACCAATCGATTTGGATGAAATCATATATCAAAATGAAGTAAATATGGAACAAATCATATTAAAATTAGATCATTCTTTATCCTATCGAGTATTTGATGAATTTCAAGAAGACGAGATTAAAAAACTTGATGATGGAAATTATCTTGTAACGTTTCAAGCTCCAACATCGTGGATCTATAATTTAATTTTGTCTTTTGAGGATAAAGTTGAGGTCATTTCACCAGATTATATAAAAGAACAGATGAAAACTATCTATCGCAATGCATTGCATAAATACGAATAA